The Glycine soja cultivar W05 chromosome 6, ASM419377v2, whole genome shotgun sequence genome has a window encoding:
- the LOC114414535 gene encoding catalase-4-like, whose protein sequence is MDPYKLRPSSAFNSPFWTTNSGAPVWNNNSSLTVGARGPILLEDYHLVEKLANFDRERIPERVVHARGASAKGFFEVTHDISHLTCADFLRAPGVQTPVIVRFSTVIHERGSPETLRDPRGFAVKFYTREGNFDLVGNNLPVFFVRDGMKFPDMVHALKPNPKNHIQENWRILDFFSHFPESLHMFTFLFDDLGVPQDYRHMDGFGVNTYTLINKAGKAVYVKFHWKTTSGIKCLLEEEAIKVGGANHSHATQDLHDSIAAGNYPEWKLFVQTIDPEHEDKFDFDPLDVTKTWPEDIIPLQPVGRLVLNKNIDNFFAENEQLAFCPAIVVPGVYYSDDKMLQTRIFSYADSQRHRLGPNYLQLPANAPKCAHHNNHHEGFMNFIHRDEEVNYFPSRYDPVRHAETFPIPPAICSGRREKCGIEKENNFKQPGERYRSWAPDRQDRFNRRWVDALSDPRVTHEIRSVWISYWSQADRSLGQKIASRLSMRPNI, encoded by the exons ATGGATCCTTACAAG CTCCGGCCATCCAGCGCCTTCAATTCTCCCTTCTGGACTACAAATTCTGGTGCTCCTGTTTGGAACAACAACTCCTCTTTAACCGTTGGAGCTAGAG GTCCAATTCTGCTTGAGGATTATCATCTTGTGGAGAAGCTTGCAAACTTTGACAGGGAACGTATCCCAGAACGTGTTGTCCATGCCAGGGGAGCTAGTGCAAAGGGTTTCTTTGAGGTCACACATGACATTTCTCACCTGACATGTGCAGATTTCCTTCGAGCCCCTGGAGTTCAGACGCCTGTAATTGTTCGTTTCTCAACTGTCATTCATGAGCGTGGTAGCCCTGAAACCTTGAGGGACCCTCGAGGTTTTGCCGTGAAGTTTTACACCAGAGAG GGTAACTTTGACCTTGTTGGAAACAACCTTCCCGTCTTCTTTGTACGTGACGGCATGAAATTTCCAGATATGGTTCATGCTCTTAAACCCAATCCCAAGAACCACATCCAAGAGAATTGGAGGATCCTTGACTTCTTCTCTCACTTTCCAGAAAGCCTTCACATGTTCACCTTTTTATTTGATGATTTGGGTGTTCCACAAGATTACAGGCATATGGATGGTTTTGGAGTTAACACATATACGCTGATCAACAAGGCTGGGAAAGCAGTGTATGTGAAATTTCACTGGAAGACCACTAGTGGTATAAAGTGTCTATTGGAGGAAGAGGCCATTAAGGTGGGAGGAGCCAACCACAGCCATGCCACTCAAGACCTCCATGATTCAATTGCTGCTGGTAACTATCCTGAGTGGAAACTGTTTGTTCAGACAATAGATCCTGAGCACGAAGACAAATTTGACTTTGACCCTCTTGATGTTACTAAGACTTGGCCTGAGGACATTATACCCTTGCAGCCTGTTGGTCGCTTGGTCCTGAATAAGAACATAGATAATTTCTTTGCTGAGAATGAACAACTTGCATTTTGCCCTGCCATTGTGGTTCCTGGTGTATACTACTCAGATGATAAGATGCTTCAAACCAGGATATTCTCTTATGCTGATTCACAAAGGCACAGACTTGGACCAAACTATCTGCAACTTCCTGCTAATGCTCCCAAGTGTGCTCACCACAACAATCATCATGAAGGTTTCATGAATTTCATTCACAGGGATGAGGAG GTTAATTACTTCCCTTCAAGGTATGATCCTGTTCGTCATGCAGAAACGTTCCCCATACCTCCTGCTATCTGCAGTGGAAGGCGTGAAAAG TGTGGAATTGAGAAGGAGAACAACTTTAAGCAGCCCGGAGAGAGATACCGATCTTGGGCACCTGACAG GCAAGATAGATTTAATCGCCGATGGGTTGATGCTTTATCTGACCCACGGGTCACCCATGAAATCCGCAGTGTCTGGATATCTTACTGGTCTCAG GCTGACCGTTCTCTAGGCCAAAAGATAGCATCTCGTCTGAGCATGAGGCcaaatatttaa